The Catharus ustulatus isolate bCatUst1 chromosome 13, bCatUst1.pri.v2, whole genome shotgun sequence genome includes a window with the following:
- the CAMK1 gene encoding calcium/calmodulin-dependent protein kinase type 1, with protein sequence MPLGQDGPSWKKRIEDIQRIYDFRDVLGTGAFSEVVLAEEKTTRKLVAIKCIAKKALEGKETSIENEIAVLHKIKHPNIVALDDIYESGTHLYLIMQLVSGGELFDRIVEKGFYTERDASALIRQILDAVKYLHDMGIVHRDLKPENLLYYSMDEDSKIMISDFGLSKIEGCGSVMSTACGTPGYVAPEVLAQKPYSKAVDCWSIGVIAYILLCGYPPFYDENDAKLFEQILQAEYEFDSPYWDDISDSAKDFIQHLMEKDPGKRFTCEQALQHPWIAGDTALDKNIHQSVSEQIKKNFAKSKWKQAFNATAVVRHMRKLQLGTSQDVPGQATPTSPGERLIGGTSNGSECGRLPTNRAQRLPPD encoded by the exons ATGCCGCTGGGGCAGGATGGGCCCAGCTGGAAGAAGAGGATCGAGGATATTCAGCGGATCTATGATTTCCGAGATGTCCTGGGCAC GGGGGCCTTCTCCGAGGTGGTCCTGGCGGAGGAGAAGACGACGCGGAAGCTCGTGGCCATCAAGTGCATTGCCAAGAAGGCACTGGAGGGAAAGGAGACCAGCATTGAGAACGAGATTGCCGTCCTCCACAA AATCAAGCATCCCAATATTGTGGCCTTGGATGATATCTACGAGAGTGGCACCCACCTCTACCTCATCATGCAGCT ggtctCGGGGGGGGAACTCTTTGACCGCATTGTGGAGAAGGGCTTCTACACTGAGCGGGATGCCAGCGCCCTGATCCGGCAGATCCTCGATGCTGTCAAATACCTGCATGACATGGGTATCGTCCACCGTGACCTGAAG CCCGAGAACCTGCTCTATTACAGCATGGATGAGGACTCCAAGATCATGATCAGTGACTTCGGGCTGTCGAAGATCGAGGGCTGTGGCAGTGTCATGTCCACAGCCTGCGGTACCCCTGGCTATGTGG cccctgaggTGCTAGCACAGAAGCCCTACAGCAAAGCAGTGGATTGCTGGTCCATCGGAGTCATCGCCTACATCCT GCTCTGTGGTTACCCTCCTTTCTATGATGAGAATGATGCCAAGCTCTTTGAGCAGATCCTGCAGGCCGAGTACGAGTTCGACTCACCTTACTGGGATGATATCTCGGACTCAG CCAAGGACTTTATCCAGCACCTAATGGAGAAGGACCCTGGCAAGCGATTCACCTGTGAGCaagccctgcagcatccctg GATTGCTGGAGACACAGCCCTGGACAAGAACATCCACCAGTCAGTGAGTGAGCAGATCAAGAAGAATTTCGCAAAGAGCAAGTGGAAG CAAGCTTTCAATGCCACGGCGGTGGTGAGACACatgaggaagctgcagctgggaaccaGCCAGGACGTCCCTGGGCAGGCAACTCCCACCAGCCCTGGCGAACGATTAATTGGGGGGACCAGCAATG GGTCAGAGTGTGGGCGCCTACCCACAAACAGAGCTCAGCGTCTCCCACCAGACTGA
- the OGG1 gene encoding N-glycosylase/DNA lyase isoform X2: MKLRDAPAACPSLWRCLPCPPAELRLDLVLSSGQSFRWWESSPGAWTGVLGSRVWTLRQDGDRLWYTVYGEEDEHEEERDGCPAKAAKLDTTETDRILRDYFQLDVGLSALYRAWGAADPLFRKVAKDFPGVRVLRQDPVECLFSFICTSNNHISRITAMIERLCQAFGRRLCCLDSRPFHAFPSLSALTGADAEARLRALGFGYRAKFVSGSARAIAEGLGPEGLCQLRAAPYAEARRVLCALPGVGAKVADCVCLLALDKAEAVPVDTHVWHIARQRYGVALGGKSLTPRAYQEIGDFFRGLWGPRAGWAQAVLFCADLRKGQKPASS, translated from the exons ATGAAGCTGCGGGACGCCCCGGCCGCTTGCCCGTCTCTGTGGCGCTGCCTGCCGTGCCCACCGGCCGAGCTGCGCCTGGACCTGGTGCTCTCCTCGGGACAGAGCTTCCG GTGGTGGGAGAGCAGCCCGGGGGCCTGGACGGGTGTGCTGGGGAGCCGAGTCTGGACCCTACGGCAGGACGGGGATCGGCTCTGGTACACGGTGTACGGCGAGGAGGATGAGCACGAGGAGGAGCGGGACGGGTGCCCCGCCAAAGCAGCGAAGCTGGACACCACAGAGACGGACCGGATCCTGCGTGACTACTTCCAGCTGGATGTGGGGCTGTCGGCCCTGTACCGTGCCTGGGGGGCGGCCGACCCCCTGTTCCGCAAGGTTGCCAAGGACTTCCCAG GGGTGCGGGTGCTGCGACAGGACCCCGTCGAGTGCCTCTTCTCCTTCATCTGCACCTCCAACAACCACATTTCCCGCATCACTGCCATGATCGAGCGCCTCTGCCAGGCCTTCGGCCGCCGCCTCTGCTGCCTCGATTCCCGGCCCTTCCATGCCTTCCCATCCCTCTCGGCACTCACAG gcGCTGATGCCGAGGCCCGGCTGCGGGCGCTGGGCTTTGGGTACCGGGCCAAGTTTGTCAGCGGCAGTGCTCGGGCCATCGCCGAGGGGCTCGGCCCcgaggggctgtgccagctccgCGCCGCGCCCTACGCCGAGGCCAGGAGGGTGCTGTGTGCCCTGCCTGGTGTGGGTGCCAAG GTAGCCGACTGTGTCTGCCTGCTTGCCCTGGACAAGGCGGAGGCGGTGCCGGTGGACACCCACGTCTGGCACATCGCACGGCAGCGCTATGGTGTGGCACTGGGCGGCAAGAGCCTCACCCCCCGGGCCTACCAGGAGATCg GTGACTTCTTCCGGGGGCTGTGGGGCCCTCGTGCTGGCTGGGCGCAGGCA GTCCTGTTCTGTGCCGACCTCCGCAAGGGCCAGAAGCCAGCCAGCAGCTAG
- the OGG1 gene encoding N-glycosylase/DNA lyase isoform X1, producing MKLRDAPAACPSLWRCLPCPPAELRLDLVLSSGQSFRWWESSPGAWTGVLGSRVWTLRQDGDRLWYTVYGEEDEHEEERDGCPAKAAKLDTTETDRILRDYFQLDVGLSALYRAWGAADPLFRKVAKDFPGVRVLRQDPVECLFSFICTSNNHISRITAMIERLCQAFGRRLCCLDSRPFHAFPSLSALTGADAEARLRALGFGYRAKFVSGSARAIAEGLGPEGLCQLRAAPYAEARRVLCALPGVGAKVADCVCLLALDKAEAVPVDTHVWHIARQRYGVALGGKSLTPRAYQEIGDFFRGLWGPRAGWAQAVSTPLPGTLAPHSSHAYPIISPLQVLFCADLRKGQKPASS from the exons ATGAAGCTGCGGGACGCCCCGGCCGCTTGCCCGTCTCTGTGGCGCTGCCTGCCGTGCCCACCGGCCGAGCTGCGCCTGGACCTGGTGCTCTCCTCGGGACAGAGCTTCCG GTGGTGGGAGAGCAGCCCGGGGGCCTGGACGGGTGTGCTGGGGAGCCGAGTCTGGACCCTACGGCAGGACGGGGATCGGCTCTGGTACACGGTGTACGGCGAGGAGGATGAGCACGAGGAGGAGCGGGACGGGTGCCCCGCCAAAGCAGCGAAGCTGGACACCACAGAGACGGACCGGATCCTGCGTGACTACTTCCAGCTGGATGTGGGGCTGTCGGCCCTGTACCGTGCCTGGGGGGCGGCCGACCCCCTGTTCCGCAAGGTTGCCAAGGACTTCCCAG GGGTGCGGGTGCTGCGACAGGACCCCGTCGAGTGCCTCTTCTCCTTCATCTGCACCTCCAACAACCACATTTCCCGCATCACTGCCATGATCGAGCGCCTCTGCCAGGCCTTCGGCCGCCGCCTCTGCTGCCTCGATTCCCGGCCCTTCCATGCCTTCCCATCCCTCTCGGCACTCACAG gcGCTGATGCCGAGGCCCGGCTGCGGGCGCTGGGCTTTGGGTACCGGGCCAAGTTTGTCAGCGGCAGTGCTCGGGCCATCGCCGAGGGGCTCGGCCCcgaggggctgtgccagctccgCGCCGCGCCCTACGCCGAGGCCAGGAGGGTGCTGTGTGCCCTGCCTGGTGTGGGTGCCAAG GTAGCCGACTGTGTCTGCCTGCTTGCCCTGGACAAGGCGGAGGCGGTGCCGGTGGACACCCACGTCTGGCACATCGCACGGCAGCGCTATGGTGTGGCACTGGGCGGCAAGAGCCTCACCCCCCGGGCCTACCAGGAGATCg GTGACTTCTTCCGGGGGCTGTGGGGCCCTCGTGCTGGCTGGGCGCAGGCAGTGAGTACCCCCCTTCCTGGCACCCTTGCCCCCCACTCCAGCCATGCCTACCCCATTATCTCCCCACTCCAGGTCCTGTTCTGTGCCGACCTCCGCAAGGGCCAGAAGCCAGCCAGCAGCTAG